The segment GTTCATGATCGTCGCGCTGCGGTCGGCGAAGGGGATGTGCAGCGAAAGCACGTCACCGTTGGCGAGCGGCACCGCGGCCCACACGTCGGGCGGCCCGCCGTGCCGGTGCTCCTGCACGTACGTGCCGCGCCGCTTGTCCCGCATCAGCTGGTCGAGCTGGGCGGGCAACGACGGGTCGTTGATCTTCGTGCCGAAGCGCGGCTCCTTCGGCTTCGACGTCTCGTACATCCGCTGGGCGAAGAGCAGCCGCTCCATCTGCACCTCGCGCGCGTTGTCGAGCATCGAGATGCGGGCGGCATTGTGCACGACCACGCTCAGGGTGACCGCGATCAGCGCGCCGACCGCCGCGATGGCGACGGCGATCTTCCAGCGGACGCCGGTACGGAGGGGGAGCAGCTTCACCGGTACGTGCCCGTCTCGGGGGGTGTCGTGTGGATCATGCCGCCCTAGCTCTTGAGCTTGTAGCCGAAGCCGCGGACCGTCTCGATCCTGTCCTGGCCGATCTTGGCGCGCAGCCGCTGCACATGGACGTCGACGACCCGGGTGTCGCCGCCCCAGCCGTAGTCCCAGACCCGCTCCAGGAGCTTGTCCCGGGACAGCACGGTGCCCGGCGCGGACGAGAACTCCAGGAGCAGCCGCATCTCGGTCGGCGTCAGCGCGACCGGCGCCCCGCCCTTGCGGACCTCCATGCCCTCGGTGTCGACCTCCAGGTCGCCGAAGACGAGGAGCCCGCCGCCGTCCGGACCCTCGTCCCCCTGCTCGCCGGCGCCGCCGCCCGCGTGCCCGAAGCGGCGCAGCACGGCGCGGATCCGGGCCATCAGCACGGAGCCGTCGAAGGGCTTGGTGACGTAGTCGTCGGCCCCGGCCTCCAGGCCGAGGACGACGTCGATCGAGTCGGCGCGCGCCGACAGCATGATCACCGGCACCGTCGACTCGTCGCGGATCCGGCGGCAGAGGCTGACCCCGTCCATGCCCGGCAGCATCACGTCGAGCAGGGCGATGTCCGGCCGCTGCGCCCGGAAGGCTTCCAGGCCGGAGAGCCCGTCGGGCATGGCCGTGACCCGGAAGCCGTCCCGCTCCAGGGCGAGCTGGGTGGCCTCACGGATGACGTCGTCGTCCTCGACGAACAGGACATGGGTTTCGGCCATCGTGCGGTGCCCTTCGGGTCTCTGCGCCGTGTCCGCGGGCGGGGGCGCTTCTTCTGCGTTCGGAGGAGTACGGCCGGCTTCGGAGTACGGCCGGGTTCGCGGTACGGCCGGCTCAGCGGTACGGGGTCACGGCTCAGTTGGCGGGGGGCTCGCTCGGCGCGGGCTCCTCGACCTCGCCGTCGCCGACCGCCCGGCTGTAGTCGTTGTGCACCCAGTCGTGCTGGGTGAACTTGTTCCCCGACCAGCGATACGTGATCACGTCCTCGCCCGAGGGATACGCGACCGGGTCGCCCTTCGCGTACACCTGCTTGGTGACGACCAGTTCGCCCCGGTCGATCGTGGCGTAGACCGCGGCGTCCTCCGCCATGAACACGTTCTCGTACCGGTCGCTCTGCTTCCGGTAGACGTACGTACCGATCCCGACGGCATCGCCGCAGGTCATCACGTTCACCACGACATCCGGCGCGGGCGCGTCGGTGAGGTTCCCGTACGAGGCGTCCACCGGGTACGCGTCCGCGACGCACGGCTTCAGATCGGTCTTGAACCGCTCGTCGATCTTCGGGTCGGCCTTGAGCAGCTCGATCGGATCCACCCGCTCGGCGGCGTACTGCTGCTCGTCGCCGGCCGAGGGGGACGGGGTGGGCGCCGCCGCGGCCACCTCGCGAGTGGCGGCCGCGCCCTCGTCGCGGGAGCCGGTGCCGCCGGTGGAGCAGGCGGCCATGGACAGCCCGACGGCGACGAGCCCGGCCGTCGCCGTGATGCTCGCCGCCTTGGCGGTACGGCGCCGGGGGCGCCGCCCGGTTCCGTACCGGTCGTCGCCGCCGGGGCCGCCACCGCTGTCGCCGCCCGGGCCGGCACCGTCGTCGATGCCGCCGATGCCGTCGTGTCTTCTGCCGTCGGCTTCGCCGTCTAGGCCGCGCACCGCTCCCGCCCCCGTTCGTCGCCTCGTACGCTCGTCCGCTCCCCGGGCCGCCCCAGAGCCCGGGCGTCGAGGTCACGGCTCTCCAGCTCCTGGCGGAGCCGGGCGAGCGCGCGGTGGAGCGTCGACTTCACCGTACCGGTCGACATGCCGAGCGCCGCCGCCGTCTCCTCGGTGCTCATCTGTTCCCAGTGGCGCAGGACGACGACGCTGCGCTGCTTCGGCGCGAGCACCTTCAGGATGTCCATGAGGAGGGCCCGGTCGGCGTGCTGCTCGGTCGGGTCGTCGACACAGGCGTCGGGCAGCTGCTCGGTGGGCACCTCTTCGAGCTTGCGGGAGCGCCACCACTCGGTCCGGGTGTTGATCATGACCCGGCGGAGGTAGGCGTCGGCCAGGGACTTGTCGGCGATGCCGTCCCAGCGGCCGAACGTACGGGCGAGGGCCGTCTGGAGGAGGTCCTGGGCGTCGACGGGGTCGGCCACGAGACGACGTGCACTGCGCAGCAGCGCGTCCTGTCGCGTGCGTACGTACTCCTCGAAATCGAGCACCTCGCCATGCCTCATCCGAACCGCCTCCGAACCCCGTGACCAGCTTTGTTCCTCGTGTCGTGGACGACGCTACGGAGCGCTTGTCACGGGGTTGTGCGGGGCAGCCGTCGGTGGACGCACGGCTACCCATCGGTTGTGTAACAGCGGGGATGGAGACGGTTCGTCAGGGGTGCCGCGTCCGCGGCCCCCAGGTCGGGGGCTCTCGGCCGGGGGGCGGTGCTCGGTCGAGGGCTCCGGGTCGAGGGCTCTCGGCCGGTGGCGCTTCGCCGACGGCCGGGAGGGACCTCAGGCCACGGGCAGCCGGTAGTACCCGTCGTCCAGCGGCTCGACCAGACCGTCCGCGACCAGGCCGTCCAGCGCCCTGGCCCGCTGCACCGGCTCGTCCCAGACCGTGTCCAGGACCGCCTGGGCCACCGGGTCCTTCGACTCCCGCAGCACCGCGAGGAGCCGGCCCCTGACCTGTCGGTCGGTCCCGGCGTACGTCTGGCCGCGCCGCGGCGGACCGTCGTGCGCCGGCTTCCCCGAGAGCCGCCAGGCGCACTGCCCGGAGATCGGGCAGCGCCCGCAGTCCTCGTTCTTCGCCGTACAGACGAGCGCGCCCAGCTCCATGGAGGCGGCGGCCCAGCGGGAGGCCGTCGTCTCGTCCGCCGGAAGCAGCGCGCGGGCGAGCCGCCGCTCGGCGGCCGTCGTCGCGTTCGGCGGGTACTGGACGCCGGTCGCCGCCCGGGCGAAGACCCGGCGCACATTGGTGTCCAGGACGGCATGCCGCTGCCCGTACGCGAAGGAGGCCACCGCCGCCGCCGTGTACTCGCCGATGCCGGGCAGCGAGAGCAGCTGCCCGTGATCGCTCGGTACCTCGCCGCCGTGCCGTTCCTTTATGGCGACGGCCGCCGCGTGCAGCCGCAGCGCCCGGCGCGGATAGCCGAGCCGGCCCCAGGCGCGGACCGCCTCACCGGGGGCGTCGGCGGCCAGGTCGGCCGGGCGGGGCCAGCGCGCGAGCCACTGCTCGTACACCGGGAGCACCCGGACCACCGGGGTCTGCTGGAGCATGAACTCGCTGACCATGACACCCCAGGCGCCGGCCTCGGGGCGGCGCCAGGGCAGGTCGCGGGCGTGCCGGTCGAACCAGGCGAGGACGGGCCCGTGCAGCTCGGCGGGGGGCGTCGGGAGAGCGGGGTCTTCGAAGGCGGCGGCGGCCTCGAAGGCCCGGGCGGCGGCTTCGGGGGCCTCAGGGGACTCGGGCGTGAGGGGAGCGTCGATGGAAGTCATGGCACCCACGATCCTGGCACGTCCACGACGAGATCAGCACGCGCCGTGGCACCGGCGCCAGGGTGGGATCGATACGCGCCGGGGTGCGCGCGCCGGGGTTCCTCGGCGCGCGCTGTGGCGCTCGTACAAGGGGGTGGCCCGCACGGCCGAAAGAGGGGCCTCACGTGCCGCGGCGCGCGTGCCGGAGCGCGGATCGCCCAGGGATGCGGTCAGTACGCGCCGTGGCGTGCGCGCCGGGGAGCCTCGGCGTGCGAGGGGGCGTGTGTCCGGGGCCCGCGCCCCGCGCACCACACCACGGCCGAGCTCCGGCTCGACCGGGCCGTCTCCACGAGAGCGCCCACCGGCCGGACCGCCGCCTTCATCACGACGAGGGCGACCAGACCACCGAGGAGCAGGCCGACGGTCACATCGTGCGGGTAGTGCACGCCGACGAAGACCCGGGAGAACGCCATGAGCAGAGCCATCGGCACCGTCAGCCAGACGATCCCCCGCCACGACAGGGCGAGCGCGATCGCGGCGGCTCCCGCGATCGCCGAGTGGTTGCTGGGGAAGGACCAGTCGCCGTGCGGCGGGCAGGTGATGAGCGAGGCGGGTGCCCCGACGACCGCGCGGCACGGACGTTCCTCGTCGATCAGCGACTTCAGCGCCTCGCTCACCACGTAACCGAAGGCGGTGGCGAGCGGAGCGAGCAGCGCGAGCGCCATCGCCCGGCTCGATCCCTCGCGGGAGCGCCACCAGCCGGCCAGGAACAGGGCGCCGAACAAGAGCAGTCCGGCCTCGGTCCAGACCTCGGCGAGCCACTGGAACCAGTGGGGGGTGGAGTGGGCGAAATCGGCGACATCGAGGTACAGCCGGTCGGAGAGGTCGAGGAGGGTGTTCATGGTGGACGACGCTAACCGGAATCCGGAGTCCGCCGCCCCGGGCCAACGGCCACAACGACCCCTGACGAAAGTGGGGGTTCTGCGATTCGGTCCGGTTCCCACCGGTTTCAGACGGGGTTGCGGGGGTGCAGGGGCGAGACCCCGGGAAAAGTTCCCGGAACGGACGGATGTGATCATCGGCAAAACTTGATGCCTCGGGCGGCGGGTGGGGCGGGAGTTGGGCCGGATCTCTCGTAAGGTTCGGGTCGTGGGATCTTTGCGCAATCCGGTCGGGCCGCTTCCCTCCACCATCTACTGGCGACGGAGGGCGGTGGCGGCGTGCCTGGTGGCGCTTCTCGCACTCCTCGCCGTCTGGGCCGTCACCTCCGGTGACGGAGGCGGGAAGAAGGCGAACGACGGGGTCAACGGCTCCTCTCCCACCCCTCCATCGATCACCCCCGGGCCCTCCGGCAGCGGACCGGCGATCAGTCAACAGCCCGGCGGCCGCGACGAGTCGGACGACTCCGGTGACACCACGGGCGGCGACAGCGGTTCGGGCGGCTCCGGTACGGACCCGGGATCGGGCGCCGACGCCGGCACGACCGCCGGTACGGACGCGGGCGCGACCGCCGGAAACGGCAGCGGCGGCAAGAACGGCGACACGGACGGCGCGGGCGGCGACGGAGGAGCGGGCACCGGTGCGGGACAGCAGGTTCCGGTCGACTCCCCGCTCCCGAACTGCCCCGCCGGAGCGCTGCAGTTGACGCTCCGCAGCGCCAAGGTCAGCTACGAGGCGGGCGAGAAGCCGCGCTTCCACCTCGTCGCCAAGAACACCTCGGACGCCGCCTGCAAGGCCGACTTCGGGCCCCGCAGCGCGGTTCTGACGATCAGCGACAAGCAGGACGACGAGGTCTGGTCCTCCGCCGACTGCCCGCGTCCCGGAAACCCGATCCTGCTGCGCGTCCCCGCGGGCGCCACCGTCACCCACACCGTGGAGTGGGACCGCGGGCAGAGCGCCCCGCAGTGCGCCACCGCCCCGAAGGGCCCGGCCGGCCCCGGCACCTACCTCGTGGAGGCGACGATGCCGGGCACCAAGGTGCTCCCGGCCTCGTTCACCCTCGCCAAGGACTGAGCGGACCAACCTCGCACCCGGCCTCCGGCCTCAACCCGATTCCAGGACTCCGACCCGGCCCAGCTCTCGTTGCCGGATCAGACGTACCGTTCCAGGATCGAGGACTCCGCCAGCCGGGACAGACCCTCGCGCACGCTGCGGGCGCGGGCCTCGCCGACGCCGTCCACGGTCTGGAGGTCGTCCACGCTGGCCGCGAGCAGCTTCTGCAGCCCGCCGAAGTGCTCCACGAGCCGCTCGATGATCGCGCCCGGCAGTCTCGGCACCTTGGCGAGGAGCCGGTAGCCGCGCGGCGAGACCGCCGAGTCGAGGGTCTCGGGCGAACCGCTGTAGCCCAGCGCACGCGCCACGACCGGAAGTTCGAGCAGCTCGGTGTGGGTCAGCGCGTCCAGCTCGGTGAGCGCCTCCGCCACCGTCCGCGAGCGCTTGGCCGTCGGCTCCGGCACGTAGTCCCGGATCACCAGCTCGCGCTCCGGCTCCACGCCCGCGATCAGCTCGTCGAGCTGGAGCGAGAGGAGCCGCCCGTCCGTACCGAGCTCGACCACGTACTCGGCGATCTCGGTGGCGATCCGGCGGACCATCTCCAGACGCTGGGCGACGGCGGTGACGTCCCGGACCGTGACCAGGTCCTCGATCTCCAGGGCGGAGAGCGTGCCGGCCACCTCGTCGAGCCGGAGCTTGTACCGCTCCAGGGTCGCGAGCGCCTGGTTGGCGCGGGACAGGATCGTGCCCGACTCCTCCAGGACCCGTCGCTCGCCGTCCACGTACAGCGCGATCAGACGCATCGACTGGGAGACGGAGACGACCGGGAAGTTGCACTGCTTGGAGACCCGGTCCGCCGTGCGGTGCCGGGTGCCGGTCTCCTCGGTGGGGATGGAGGCGTCCGGGACCAGCTGCACGCCCGCGCGGTGGATCTTGGTGATGTCCTTGTCGAGGACGAGCGCGCCGTCGAGCTTGCACAGCTCACGCAGGCGCGTGGCGGCGAACTCGACGTCCAGCACGAAACCGCCGGTGCACATCGAGTCGACCGTCTTGTCCAGGCCCAGCACGATGAGACCGCCCGTGTTGCCGCGGAGGATCCGCTCCAGGCCGTCACGCAGCGCGGTGCCCGGCGCGACGGCGCTCAGGGCGGCGCGCATCAGCGCTTCGTTGCCGGAGCCCGCGCCGGACTTTCCAGGAGCTGATGCCCCGTCCTTGGCTGCCACTGCACTCCTCCGGCTCGTACGGATGGGCGAGACCAGGGCAAAGTCTAGCGACACCACCCCGTCGCCCCCCGCCCCCGATCGATCACGGTGGTCCGAAAGGGGTCCCCGCCCCGACACGGACCTAACCCTCCGCGTCTTTGCGAAGGGTACGGAGCGAACCGTCCGCACGGTGTGAACATTCCGCACCGACCGCCCCGACACCCACCGGCCAGGTCCTGCCCACAGCGCCCCGAGCCCCTTGCCGGCCCTCTCCGAGGCGGGCCGAGCCGCACCCGCACGCGTCCCCGCGCCGGGCCGGTCGACCACCGTCCAGGTCCTGCCCGCAGTGGTCCGAGTCACCCCGCCGGTCCTGCCCCCAGCGACCCGAGCCTCGCCGGTCCCTTCCGGCAGCGGGCCGAGCGCCACCCGCGCGCGTCCCCGCGCCGGGCCGGTCGGCCGCCCCTTCCGCTACGGCTCCGCTACTTCTCCGCCCCCTCGGGCGCCTTCGCGCGGCGGCTGCGCGGCAGCACCCGCAGGGCGTCGCCCATGTCCGCCACCTCGGTCACCTTCATGCCCGCCGGCACCTTGCCCGGGTCCGTGGGGACCAGCGCGTGTGTGAAGCCCAGTCGGTGGGCCTCGGCCAGCCGTCGCTGGACGCCGGTCACCCGCCGGACCTCGCCCGCGAGGCCGACCTCGCCGATCGCGACGAGGTTCTTCGGCAGCGGGGTGTCGCTCGCCGCGGAGGCGAGGGCGAGGGCGATCGCCAGGTCGGCGGCGGGCTCGGTGAGCCGCACGCCGCCCACGGTCGCGCTGTAGATGTCCCGCTTGCCCAGCGCGCTGATCCGGCCCCGCTGCTCCAGGACCGCCAGCATCATCGAGACACGGGAGGTCTCCAGACCGGAGACGGTCCGGCGGGGGGAGGGGATCTGGGAGTCCACCGTCAGCGACTGGACCTCGGCGACGAGCGGGCGGCGGCCCTCCAGGGTGACCGTCAGACAGGTGCCCGGCACGGCCACGTCACGCCGGGTCAGGAAGAGCCCGGACGGGTCGGCCAGACCCGTGATGCCCTCGTCGTGCAGCTCGAAGCAGCCGACCTCGTCCGTCGCCCCGTACCGGTTCTTCACGCCCCGGACCAGACGCAGGCGCGCGTGCCGGTCGCCCTCGAAGCTCAGGACGACGTCGACCAGGTGCTCCAGGAGCCGGGGGCCCGCGATGGCCCCGTCCTTGGTGACATGGCCGACGAGGAGCGTGGACATGCCGCGCTCCTTGGAGGCCCGGATGAGCGCGCCCGCGACCTCGCGGACCTGGGCCATGCCGCCGGGCGCGCCGTCGATCTCGGGGGAGGCGACGGTCTGCACCGAGTCCATGATCAGCAGCGAGGGCTTCACGGCGTCGAGGTGCCCGAGGACGGCCGACAGGTCGGTCTCGGCCGCCAGGTAGAGATGGTCGCTGAGCGCGTTGATCCGGTCGGCGCGCAGTCGGACCTGGCTCGCGGACTCCTCGCCGGTGACGTAGAGCGTGCGGTGCTCGTCGCTGGCCGCCTTGGCCGCCACGTCGAGCAGGAGCGTGGACTTGCCGACGCCCGGTTCGCCCGCGAGCAGCACGACGGCGCCCGGCACCAGACCCCCGCCGAGGACCCGGTCCAGCTCGTCGACGCCGGTGGAGCGGGCGGTCGCCTGCCGGCCGTCGACCTGGCCGATGGGGACGGCGGCGGTGGAGACCCGGCCCGCCGCGGTCGTGCGGACGGCGGGCGCGCCGTACTCCTCGACCGTCCCCCAGGCCTGGCACTCGGGGCAGCGGCCGAGCCACTTGGCCGTCTGCCAGCCGCACTCGGTGCAGCGGTAGGACGGCCGGTCCTTGGTCGATTTCGTACGGGCAGCCATGTCGCCCACCGTAGCGGCCACCACTGACAGC is part of the Streptomyces sp. NBC_00250 genome and harbors:
- the radA gene encoding DNA repair protein RadA gives rise to the protein MAARTKSTKDRPSYRCTECGWQTAKWLGRCPECQAWGTVEEYGAPAVRTTAAGRVSTAAVPIGQVDGRQATARSTGVDELDRVLGGGLVPGAVVLLAGEPGVGKSTLLLDVAAKAASDEHRTLYVTGEESASQVRLRADRINALSDHLYLAAETDLSAVLGHLDAVKPSLLIMDSVQTVASPEIDGAPGGMAQVREVAGALIRASKERGMSTLLVGHVTKDGAIAGPRLLEHLVDVVLSFEGDRHARLRLVRGVKNRYGATDEVGCFELHDEGITGLADPSGLFLTRRDVAVPGTCLTVTLEGRRPLVAEVQSLTVDSQIPSPRRTVSGLETSRVSMMLAVLEQRGRISALGKRDIYSATVGGVRLTEPAADLAIALALASAASDTPLPKNLVAIGEVGLAGEVRRVTGVQRRLAEAHRLGFTHALVPTDPGKVPAGMKVTEVADMGDALRVLPRSRRAKAPEGAEK
- a CDS encoding phosphatase PAP2 family protein, which encodes MNTLLDLSDRLYLDVADFAHSTPHWFQWLAEVWTEAGLLLFGALFLAGWWRSREGSSRAMALALLAPLATAFGYVVSEALKSLIDEERPCRAVVGAPASLITCPPHGDWSFPSNHSAIAGAAAIALALSWRGIVWLTVPMALLMAFSRVFVGVHYPHDVTVGLLLGGLVALVVMKAAVRPVGALVETARSSRSSAVVWCAGRGPRTHAPSHAEAPRRARHGAY
- a CDS encoding A/G-specific adenine glycosylase, giving the protein MTSIDAPLTPESPEAPEAAARAFEAAAAFEDPALPTPPAELHGPVLAWFDRHARDLPWRRPEAGAWGVMVSEFMLQQTPVVRVLPVYEQWLARWPRPADLAADAPGEAVRAWGRLGYPRRALRLHAAAVAIKERHGGEVPSDHGQLLSLPGIGEYTAAAVASFAYGQRHAVLDTNVRRVFARAATGVQYPPNATTAAERRLARALLPADETTASRWAAASMELGALVCTAKNEDCGRCPISGQCAWRLSGKPAHDGPPRRGQTYAGTDRQVRGRLLAVLRESKDPVAQAVLDTVWDEPVQRARALDGLVADGLVEPLDDGYYRLPVA
- the cseB gene encoding two-component system response regulator CseB — its product is MAETHVLFVEDDDVIREATQLALERDGFRVTAMPDGLSGLEAFRAQRPDIALLDVMLPGMDGVSLCRRIRDESTVPVIMLSARADSIDVVLGLEAGADDYVTKPFDGSVLMARIRAVLRRFGHAGGGAGEQGDEGPDGGGLLVFGDLEVDTEGMEVRKGGAPVALTPTEMRLLLEFSSAPGTVLSRDKLLERVWDYGWGGDTRVVDVHVQRLRAKIGQDRIETVRGFGYKLKS
- a CDS encoding SigE family RNA polymerase sigma factor — translated: MRHGEVLDFEEYVRTRQDALLRSARRLVADPVDAQDLLQTALARTFGRWDGIADKSLADAYLRRVMINTRTEWWRSRKLEEVPTEQLPDACVDDPTEQHADRALLMDILKVLAPKQRSVVVLRHWEQMSTEETAAALGMSTGTVKSTLHRALARLRQELESRDLDARALGRPGERTSVRGDERGRERCAA
- the disA gene encoding DNA integrity scanning diadenylate cyclase DisA, with product MAAKDGASAPGKSGAGSGNEALMRAALSAVAPGTALRDGLERILRGNTGGLIVLGLDKTVDSMCTGGFVLDVEFAATRLRELCKLDGALVLDKDITKIHRAGVQLVPDASIPTEETGTRHRTADRVSKQCNFPVVSVSQSMRLIALYVDGERRVLEESGTILSRANQALATLERYKLRLDEVAGTLSALEIEDLVTVRDVTAVAQRLEMVRRIATEIAEYVVELGTDGRLLSLQLDELIAGVEPERELVIRDYVPEPTAKRSRTVAEALTELDALTHTELLELPVVARALGYSGSPETLDSAVSPRGYRLLAKVPRLPGAIIERLVEHFGGLQKLLAASVDDLQTVDGVGEARARSVREGLSRLAESSILERYV